A window of Nonomuraea angiospora genomic DNA:
CAGAGACACCATGACTTCCGCCTGCGGGTGTGGGACGCGCGCACCGGGAAGGCGGTCAGCAGCGTGAAACCGCCGCTCATCACCGGCGACATCGCCTTCCTGGCCGACGGGAAGACGATCGCGTCGGCGAGCGGGCACTTCTACGACATCATGACGGGCAAGCCCGTCGGCACCGGGTTCGGCGCGACCCGGAACCAGGCCTTCATGGTCGTCGATCCGGCCGGGCGGTGGCTGGCCACGCACAACGGGCGCCGCCTCAGCCTGTGGGACCTGAGCACCCGGCAGCTGCTCGTGCCTGACCTGCGCGTTCCCGGCCAGGAGCTCGACGCCGTCGTGTTCGCCCCCGGAGGCGACGTGGTCGCCGTCTCCGACGCGGGCGGCGGGATCCACCTGTGGGACGTGGCGACCCGGCGGCCGCTGAGCGGGGAGATCCGGCTCGACAGCGGCGGCGCCGTGCACCTCATGGCCTTCACCGCCGACGGGGGGCTGCTGCGGGCGGTCAGCGGGTCGGGGCGGGTTCACGACCTGCCGGTCGCGCCGGAGGCGATGGCGGGCGAGGTGTGCGCGCGGGCCGGCCGCACGCTCACTCTCCAGGAGTGGCGCGAGTATCTGGGCGGCACGGCGTACCGGGACGTGTGCGCGAAGACGTGACGGGAAGAGCGCGGGCCCGGCGGCGGTTTCACTTGATCGTGGAAGAGACCGAGGTGGTGTTGATCGGCGCCGGGCAGGCGGGCCTGTCCAGCGCGTACTTCCTGCGCCGGTTCGGGTTCGAGCCGGTCGTCCTGGACGCGGCCGGCGGGGCGGGAGGGGCGTGGCGTCACCGGTCGCCGTCGCTGACCATGGACAAGGTGCACGGGATCTTCGACCTGCCCGGCATCGCCCGTCCGCCGGGCGTGGACGGGCGCCGTCCCGCCGCCGAGGTGGTCCCCGCGTATTACGCGGCCTACGAGGAGGAGCTGGGGCTGGACGTCGTACGGCCGGTGCGGGTCGCCTCCGTCCGGCACGGCGCGGACGGCCGGCTCGTGATCGGCACGGACGCGGGGGAGTGGTCGGCCCGCGCCGTGATCAACGCGACGGGCACCTGGACCCGGCCCCACTGGCCCTACTACCCCGGCGCCCCGGACTTCGCGGGCCGCCAGCTCCATTACGCGGGCTACCGGGGGCCGGAGGAGTTCGCGGGGCGGCGCGTGATCGTGGTGGGCGGCGGGGCGTCGGCGATGCACGTGCTGTCGGAGATCGCCGGGGTCGCCGCCACCACGGCCTGGGTGACGCGGCGGCCGCCGGTGTTCCGGGACGACGACTTCGGCGAGAACGCCAGGCGCGAGGCCGTCGCGCTGGTCGAGGCGCGCGTGCGTGCCGGGCTCCCGCCGCAGAGCGTGGTGGGCGTCACCGGCCTCGGCTACAGCACGGTCGTACGCGAGGCCCTGGCCAAGGGCGCGCTGGAACGCCTGCCCATGTTCCGGCGCGTCACCGAGCACGGCGTCACCTGGTCTGACGGCCTCCACCTGGAGGTGGACACGATCATCTGGGCCACCGGCTTCCGCTCGGCCCTCGACCACCTCGCGCCGCTGCGGCTCAGGGAGCCGGGCGGC
This region includes:
- a CDS encoding NAD(P)-binding domain-containing protein; translated protein: MEETEVVLIGAGQAGLSSAYFLRRFGFEPVVLDAAGGAGGAWRHRSPSLTMDKVHGIFDLPGIARPPGVDGRRPAAEVVPAYYAAYEEELGLDVVRPVRVASVRHGADGRLVIGTDAGEWSARAVINATGTWTRPHWPYYPGAPDFAGRQLHYAGYRGPEEFAGRRVIVVGGGASAMHVLSEIAGVAATTAWVTRRPPVFRDDDFGENARREAVALVEARVRAGLPPQSVVGVTGLGYSTVVREALAKGALERLPMFRRVTEHGVTWSDGLHLEVDTIIWATGFRSALDHLAPLRLREPGGGIKVDGTQAAREPALQLVGYGPSASTIGANRAGRTAARNVHGYLARQAA